One window of the Pieris brassicae chromosome 2, ilPieBrab1.1, whole genome shotgun sequence genome contains the following:
- the LOC123720476 gene encoding neuronal acetylcholine receptor subunit beta-3-like: MSAVHIALLVATLLLFGSKRGWCGCTNMTSFSSQLDILLAEYDREVAPEGQVLVKTALDVRHAAVYERSATVRLLADLHLNWDDKRINWNSSDWGCDNALVSADRLWVPDVGVLSVATLGTEGDTSLRARLSSDGHIYWILRLDIIAPLTLQLTDWPQDQQEVVFKFGSRSHSSDEMLLTLSDLQHATVFESGTWELIRVRGAEIELNNGDFQRRVVKWIVVLRRRAAAHALAVGVVFAGSAVLLLVATILPPNTRPPLCAASAAISSLWLISALVRMPGGSSTPRAMSLLSGTCICGAIAAASAALVLRVSRCVTPPPHILRTLVTTASTFITLTPPEGGEAECSAWAAAARLLDLLIQALLIFTLFVLLCVFI, from the exons ATGTCCGCCGTGCACATTGCGTTACTAGTTGCAACCCTTCTGCTCTTTG GAAGCAAGAGGGGTTGGTGTGGATGTACCAATATGACATCGTTTTCGTCCCAGTTGGACATACTACTTGCAGAATACGACCGGGAAGTAGCGCCAGAGGGGCAGGTCCTAGTTAAGACAGCGTTAGACGTGCGCCACGCGGCAGTCTACGAGCGTAGCGCCACCGTGCGGTTGCTAGCGGACTTACATTTG AATTGGGATGACAAGCGAATAAATTGGAACTCTTCGGATTGGGGATGTGACAACGCACTGGTTAGCGCTGATCGATTGTGGGTCCCTGATGTGGGGGTATTAAGCGTAGCCACACTGGGTACTGAGGGTGACACCAGCCTCCGTGCTCGTCTTTCCAGCGACGGCCATATCTATTGGATTCTACGCCTTGACATTATTGCCCCACTCACACTTCAACTCACGGACTGGCCCCAGGACCAGCAAGAAGTTGTCTTCAAATTCGGCTCCAGATCGCATTCTTCAGATGAGATGCTGCTTACCTTAAGTGACTTACAG CACGCGACTGTGTTCGAGTCTGGCACATGGGAGTTGATCCGTGTGAGGGGAGCGGAAATAGAATTGAACAACGGAGACTTCCAACGCCGCGTTGTCAAGTGGATAGTAGTGTTACGTCGAAGAGCAGCAGCACACGCGCTTGCAGTGGGCGTAGTTTTTGCCGGCTCGGCCGTATTATTACTTGTGGCCACGATATTGCCCCCTAATACACGACCACCATTATGCGCTGCTTCAGCGGCAATATCTTCACTTTG GTTGATATCTGCCCTGGTGCGAATGCCAGGTGGGTCGTCGACCCCTCGCGCTATGTCTCTTTTGAGTGGTACATGCATCTGTGGCGCTATAGCGGCAGCTAGCGCGGCTCTTGTTTTACGTGTTTCGCGCTGCGTCACACCACCCCCACACATTCTAAGGACCCTTGTCACGACTGCCTCTACTTTTATCACACTCACACCACCTGAG GGGGGAGAGGCAGAATGCAGCGCATGGGCGGCGGCCGCGCGGCTCTTGGACCTGTTGATACAGGCTTTGCTGATCTTCACTCTCTTCGTGCTGCTATGTGTCTTTATCTAA